tattaatgaatactaatatttatgaatagtGCTggtttttccttccttttcgtcgttttatttcttattgtaAAAATAGGTGAATAAATGATTCGTAAATAATTGTATGtacataaaaagatataaataatcaatattatactAATACGAAAGGATTTCGTTCTCTAAAGGTTAACAGGGTAATTCTTTGGCATACGAAGTGTTAGATGAAagttgaatatataatttaacttctaaGAACAAAAGAAGGTTCTAGTACTTAAGAAAATCCttaaattaatactataaactTCAAACTCTCAAAAATCCTCAGACTTTAATCCTTCAAATTTCTAATACTAAAACACTCTCAATCTTTAACCCTTCAAATGGTGATTCCTCAAACATCTTCAGCTCCAActcaaaacattaaaaaatcctTAAATTAATACCATAAACTTGAAACACTTAAAATTGCTCAGactttaaatctttaaatttctaatactAAAAGACTCTCAGTCTTAAATCCTTCAAATGATGAATCCTCCAACATCTTCAGCTCCAACTCAAAACATCAAAAAATCCTTAAATTAATACCATAAACTTGAAACACTTAAAATTGCTCAGactttaaatctttaaatttctaatactAAAAGACTCTCAGTCTTAAATCCTTCAAATGATGAATCCTCGAACATCTTCAGTCCCAACTCTAAACATCAATTCCAACCTATTTCCCAACACTTACTTCATGAGTCTCTTCCTCAGTTCCCTCGCCAGCCGGTTCCTCAATGGACGCCTCCTCAGAGGTGTCCGCAGGCACAGCTGGCGCAGCGGTGCTCGTAGTAGTCGGCTGGCCCGGTTTCTGTCTCAAGTTCACCCTAACGCCTCCAGGCTTGATGACCGGTGGTCTAGCTCCTGGTGCCGGAAGTCTCGATCGAACCGTAGACTTCGGCGCAGCCGTGACTGCTTCTTGAGTCGTCTCTTTAGCAGCCTCTTTAGAGTCTTGGCTCTCTTCGCTGGCGCTTGGTGTCGCGGTAGTTGGTCTTCCTCGGCGTCTGTTGATGTTCAGCTTGTTGAAGCTTGGTCTGGATACTCCGCCAGACGGCGTAGTCGCTCCTCCGCCATTGGATGGCGAGGAAGTGGTGGACTGGGCGGTTGTCCTCGTGTTGCCAGTGCCACGAAATCTGCCTCTGCCGCTGGTAGACGATGGTTTTTCAGCGTGGACTGAACTGGAGCTTTCTTTCTGCACTGCGTCTTCTTCCACGGGCTTGTGACCTGGTCTTGACCTCTTGAACCCGCCGTTCGAATTGTTACCACCGAAACGAGCTCGGGTACGCGGGGTTTGCTCTGGTGTCTCTGTGGTCGTTGTGCTACCACCTCCGTTGTTGGATTTGAACCTGCAATTGATTAGAGGCAATTTGCAATACCAGCCGTAGTGTAAACTTCTTTAGGGtatttatagtaaaattgaaaattgggaTTAGATTGTAGAGTtcgatgaaaatgaataaaaaattttcactCATTTGTTTGATAGATAAGTTATATAGATAAGATAGATAAGAATAGTTTTGTAGACAAGCTCTGGAAAACTATTAGAGAAATATTGCTTAAGATCCTAGGTTTAACATTTTCTAGACTTTCTAGAGTTTATACTCTTTTAGTATGCAAcagtttgatatataattcgattttctatgaaaaatcttcattttGTTAACGTTCGAAAGTCTCATCTACAAAAGTTTGAAACCTTACCTGTTTCTAGAAGTTGCTGGTCCACTCAATCCGGGTCTCCTAAATTTCCCTCTTCCAGCTGCCTGAGTGGTAGTAGTCGGTGCTtcggtggtggtggtagtggtcgTAGTCGTCGTAGTAGTTGTTGTAGTAGTAGTAGTCGTTGGTTCAGGTGTAGTGGTCGCCGTGGTGAGGTCAATGGTAACTGTAGTACCTGAAGAAGCTTCTGTGGTAGCTGCCATGTCAGTGGTTGTTTGATCATCAGCTAGAGTAGTGCCTTCAGAAGAAGCAGCTTCGCTGCTGGAAGCTTCCACGAGATTGTTCTGGCCCTGTTGAACGAATGCGTACAGGTCCAGAGCTACTTTGTCCATGGCTGAAGGATACTCTGTCGTTGGATTGTCGGTGGCTGAAGAGACAGTGCTCGGAGAGATTGACGAGGAATCTTGTTCTTCAGAGTCCTGTCTTTCTAGAGAAGCTAGCTTTTCTTTGCTCTTTTCCGTTGAGGATGAAGAATCTTCCTTACTATCGGTCTCTTCGGCTGATCTGGAGGATTGGATGGGCTTCGATGCATCTTCATCTTCCACCTGAAAAGTGAAGAAAGTTCATTAGTAGAAGAATAATGAAGGAATAAAGAAGAAACGTTTAATAGACAGTTCAAAAGGATTCAACAAttttagaattcaattttaatcttgTACTCATGATTTAAACATTTTGAGAAGCAATATCTTATTCTCaatcttatatttattaactaaaatttcaaaaattattttattctcaatgctcactgaataaaataaactatccactaattattattcgaaacaatattctagttaatattaataaatagtcACCTCGGTCGATGGTGTGCTCGTCAGTGGTCTCCTTCTAGTCGTAGGAGCTGGCGAATCATCAATGATCTCTTCTACTGGGGCAGGTTCTTGAATTTTCTGAGGTCTGCTTCGTCCTCTACTACTCGTTTTATCTTCGCTCTCTTCATGTGGCGTTACTCCTAGGAATCTGACTGGACCTTTTGGTAACACTTGAGGGAACTCAGGACCTTCCTGATGAGTCCTGAAGCTGCTAGAGTCCACTAGGTCTAAACTAGGTCTGGGACGGTTTCCACGAGTTCTGGATGGCTCTGTGGTCCCTGTGTTGTGGTTCGACCTTGACCTGTTTGTTCAACAGCCATTTAACTTAAATAGATAAGGTTacacaaggggttaataacatttttctacgGTTTTTTGGAAAGATACATACGGTtaggcaaagagttaataccatttttctatatttcgatGAGGTGCATGGAGTTAGGCGTAGagttaatatcatatttctgtTTTCCAAAAAGATTCATAGGTGTTAGTTATGTACCAGTTACGAGTTAGATCAAAAAAGTTATACagtgataaaatgaaattaacgtaTATTTACCATTGAAAAGCAAGTTTGTAATGAAGtgattttttctatttaacttCTTTCCTTTTGATTTCTCATCATAGTTTATCAGTAGATAAAGATTTATCAGTAGAAGTGAAAGAAACATAAGAAATTAAGTATGATCACTCAATGAAAAACCTAATTTAGATGTAAATGCATCTTCAATCAGAAACAGAACTGAACCAACACAGGAGATAAGAAGCTAATTGCAACCACTGAATTACTAACTTCTCTTCAATaacatatatagatatattcttTACTTTCTCTCTAACGCTGGACAAGATTAGGATCTGAATTAGTTGtaagaatttaaaaatcaaGTGAAAAACTATCTCCACTACTGAAAGTAACAGATAAAATTGGGTACGTACTTCTACAGCCACAAATCACCAGACACTTAAATCTTTAGATGGCAAATACAAATGGATCAATCTAATGAAATCttgtaatgattattattagataCAATCTACTAAAGTCTTGTAACGATTATTgttagataaaaaataaaaatgaatcgaTCTAACGAAATCTTGTGATGATTATATTATTAGACACAATCTACTGAAATTTTATGACGATTATTATTAGATACAAAACAGAAATGAATCGATCTAATGAAGTCTTGTAATGACCATTATTAGACAAAATCTACTGAAATCtcgtaatgataattattattacacaaaaGGTACAAATTAATGAACCTAATGAAAACTTGATAACAGAGTTCAATAGCAGCGCagctaggagatcacttgatggctagccTGAAGCTATCAGTTTCTCTCATCCGATTTCCTATTAATTTTATCCCCTAATTCCAAACATTTTCgattactaatttactattcttcAATACAGTCACACGTAACCGATCAGAACTACAAAACTGAATCAGAAAGGCACTGTTTGCAGTGTGCCATttcgctagacatcaagtcaccTCTCTACAGTATCATGTTAGAGGTTTGAATGATAAAGTTCTCCGTAATATTAAAAGACGAAATGAATTATATACCTGGGCGGGAACCTGGTGTTGGCTGGTAGCCTTTCTTCGGACACGTCCTCAGCGTCGGACAATTGTCTTCCCCTGTTACCATTTCTGTTGGGTATCACCTCGTTGCTGGCTGGCTCGACAGTGCTCCGTTCCACGCTACTGTACTTGTTCCTGTTGCTGGACGATCCGCCGCGCCTAGGCGCGGACGTCGTTCTAGAAGGAACGTCGTAAGAATTGGTGACGGAAGAGTCCGCCGAACCCGCCTTATTCTCATCCTCCTCGTCATAGTAATAATATACGTACTCGTATTCGTAGTCCTTGCCGTTCGGCCCTTTCTTTACCTGCAATTTCATCGTGGAATGGACCAATTATAGTAATCAGGGCACGTCTAGTCGATTTCAACGATTTTCAAACCGTCGCACTTGAAAgtgttttattagaaatattcgatgttTCCCGGTACACGTGACATTTTTTAGAACTTTGACGacgatttttatgtatattaagGAACGAAGCTGCTTTATCGAAacgcatcgatgcattatataaaggtttatattaagacctataatatcgtgtcagactcgtgataaagattttacactgaattcgagaaatctaagtgttatttatttttcttgaatatatgttaaacattacttttgtAGTATCAGTTGTTAAGCTTTGGAATAAATGTAGGCATAGAAGAAGTATCAAActtgtttcttttcctaatgaattgttaatgataaagtagttgtatagATTATAtatagttaacacattgcgtaccggaaacgagaaatctcgttttcatttgaacctatttttgtaatttagcGAACTACCAtaccatttaaagaaatatcaaattttattagaattgattacttgtttaatacttatgagataagatatttgaatatgtttcatatagtgATACTTCACGaacttataagttgatctcattgagaaatcggccagttttctaagaattaaccggtatgcaatgtgttaagaagtaatccataggtcaaggggttaaatatcaaaatttctaattctgatgtatcaaatcaagtggcgattgAGTGAGTCTagtgtaaagagttaaatgttattattcgCAACTTGTTAAGGTTTACAGTCTGAATAATTTCACTTGTAGGCGTTTGAATTTAGTCTCCGGAAATGTTTTCTTTGGTTTGTCTCAGTTTAGCTTGGTTTGTTTTGATTCACTTTAGTTCATTGTAGTTTGCTGTTACTGTGAGTCACTCTGGTTTACTGTCGTTAATATGGTTTGAGATGCTTTGTTATAATTTGATTTactctgttttattttattttattctgattGATTTCAGTTTACAGTAGCTTACTTTGATTTCGTGCTAAATGCTTAGAAAAATACTTAGCTACTAGAGGTCATATGCTTCGGTAAATAGCAAACTGACCTTCTTTGATACTTTTCAATTTGATTCTAGACACTCTTAAACTTTTTGTTAAGTTTGGATTGGATTCGAGTTGttgttaagaatattttcgTGAATATCTCGAAAATTAAATTCGACTTTCAATATATGTACAAGTGAAATTACTCAGCATCTTGATCCTAACTATACGTTTGGAAATGCTGACTCTCTTTAttgttatagtttttattattatacctGGATACGCGAGTTACTGCCGGCCGGAACTAAACTGACGTCGCTAAAGTCGCCGAAGTTTCTGTCGCGGAATGACGTCTCTTTTCCGTCGTCGCGGATTATGTTCACCGGGACGAAGTCGAATCCGCGAGCCTCTCGAGGTGTCGTCAGCATCGGCATCATCGTCGTAGGGTACTCATCACTgcggaaataatattaatttcctcattcatcaaaatttcaaataaacaccAGTAAACGATGGTGTCGTTATTAGACTGCCGAATTTTTGCAttacaaaattgtttttataacaTCATCAGTCAacagttttataattgtaaGGTTGTAAAGAAGATTATTGTAAAGAAGACTTTCCATGATAGTATTGTTCTTCTAATTATATtgttagaaatttaaatttttaagtaagTATTTCTAAGTAATTGACAAAATGAAGTGAacaagtttgaaaaattttccaAAGACCAAGAATGTTTCGAATTGCAAATaatgaatttcttaatttaaagagttattagaatgaaatgtgaacaataatttatagtgtttttctcaaattttctaGTAAATGAGATTAAATCTACTGAATTCAAAAGTCTTCTAATAACTTAAATTAAATCTagtaaattgaaaaatcttCTAACAAATTAAACTACATCTAGTAAATCCAAAAGTTTTCTAACATCTTAAATTAAATCTGGTAAATTCTAAAACTTCCTAATTCTACTTGTATTCGCATCGAGTATTATTAGATTAAACACGCGTTTATAACAAACACGATTTCCGTTTCCTTTTAGCAATTTCGTAACGGTAAAACGgtattaattttcttcatttctctcACCTGACACGAACTCCAGGGATCACTGAATCCCTTTGGCCCTCCGATCGCGTCCTTTGCCCATCCGTCCTCCGAACCCCATCTTCCTGAAGAACGCCTGTATCACTGAAATTCTCGAGCTCCACTCGCACTTGTCTCTTCGTGTTTGCTTTCTCATTCTCGCCGAAATCGAATCGGCGGACCGGATCCAGATTCACCGGCTTCTTATCGTAGCTCTCCAGCCACGGTATCACTTTCTTCGCGTGTTTGCTGTCCTTCGAGACCGTTTTCCTCTCCACGTCGACCacatcatcatcttcatcctCGAATTCCGTCCGCCTTGCTATGCTTTCAGGCAGCTTGTGAGACGTGACGAATTCTAGGGTGAGAAGGTTTCCTTTATTAATATTggtaaatgttaaaaataacttaaattaataaaaaaataataaaaatagcagaaaataatagaaaataaaaaagtagtGGACGATAACAGAAAATAGTAGAAGATAATGAAAGGcaatagaaaatgattaaaaataatgaaaaaatcttTTGTTACTACTTTATCTACTGGTGagctattaataaattttttaatgatttctgaTCTTATAATAACATGATGTTACATTACTGTACTCGTGGCGACATATTCAAATATCTATTgctcaataaataaatgacgaTTATAAatcttcaataaataataaattccaataataatagtttaacaATGATAAATGTCGTTCAATTCTTtcccaaatgaaatattatttttcaacaaagaaGGGACtctattttcataataaattactGACGATAAAGTTCTAACAAGGGCtattgcaaaagaaatcatagggtaaaaGGTTAAAAAGAGGGTTTAgtaattttctttgaacaatGTTCCTCAAATAGTGATCAAATTCTATTACTCAATATCATTATAGTAATTgctattattaatgaaactttgaataatAAGTCTCTAGGCAATGATTGCTATTCTCCAATAAATGTTGACCAACCATCAGTGAATAACGTGTTAGTATATTCTATTAAGCAAATAATATCGTGGAAAAAGGTTTGAAGAATGTTTTCAGTAACTGTACCTTCGATTTTCACTGGTTTGGTGTTTTCAG
The window above is part of the Nomia melanderi isolate GNS246 chromosome 2, iyNomMela1, whole genome shotgun sequence genome. Proteins encoded here:
- the LOC116425948 gene encoding uncharacterized protein LOC116425948 isoform X1, coding for MWLKALLLCCVLASVLTEDSAENTKPVKIEEFVTSHKLPESIARRTEFEDEDDDVVDVERKTVSKDSKHAKKVIPWLESYDKKPVNLDPVRRFDFGENEKANTKRQVRVELENFSDTGVLQEDGVRRTDGQRTRSEGQRDSVIPGVRVSDEYPTTMMPMLTTPREARGFDFVPVNIIRDDGKETSFRDRNFGDFSDVSLVPAGSNSRIQVKKGPNGKDYEYEYVYYYYDEEDENKAGSADSSVTNSYDVPSRTTSAPRRGGSSSNRNKYSSVERSTVEPASNEVIPNRNGNRGRQLSDAEDVSEERLPANTRFPPRSRSNHNTGTTEPSRTRGNRPRPSLDLVDSSSFRTHQEGPEFPQVLPKGPVRFLGVTPHEESEDKTSSRGRSRPQKIQEPAPVEEIIDDSPAPTTRRRPLTSTPSTEVEDEDASKPIQSSRSAEETDSKEDSSSSTEKSKEKLASLERQDSEEQDSSSISPSTVSSATDNPTTEYPSAMDKVALDLYAFVQQGQNNLVEASSSEAASSEGTTLADDQTTTDMAATTEASSGTTVTIDLTTATTTPEPTTTTTTTTTTTTTTTTTTTEAPTTTTQAAGRGKFRRPGLSGPATSRNRFKSNNGGGSTTTTETPEQTPRTRARFGGNNSNGGFKRSRPGHKPVEEDAVQKESSSSVHAEKPSSTSGRGRFRGTGNTRTTAQSTTSSPSNGGGATTPSGGVSRPSFNKLNINRRRGRPTTATPSASEESQDSKEAAKETTQEAVTAAPKSTVRSRLPAPGARPPVIKPGGVRVNLRQKPGQPTTTSTAAPAVPADTSEEASIEEPAGEGTEEETHEAPAETSPPPAKSTTVNPLNKLRNRNRLQVHPKTTTRSPVSLATRRSPLLPRRKVTEAPVPQTSQEEVSEEPQTSSSETEPTEATSAETSTAASTRHEETRRLSGLLAPRRRIAPRRPGQISRK
- the LOC116425948 gene encoding uncharacterized protein LOC116425948 isoform X2, which translates into the protein MWLKALLLCCVLASVLTEDSAENTKPVKIEEFVTSHKLPESIARRTEFEDEDDDVVDVERKTVSKDSKHAKKVIPWLESYDKKPVNLDPVRRFDFGENEKANTKRQVRVELENFSDTGVLQEDGVRRTDGQRTRSEGQRDSVIPGVRVSDEYPTTMMPMLTTPREARGFDFVPVNIIRDDGKETSFRDRNFGDFSDVSLVPAGSNSRIQVKKGPNGKDYEYETTSAPRRGGSSSNRNKYSSVERSTVEPASNEVIPNRNGNRGRQLSDAEDVSEERLPANTRFPPRSRSNHNTGTTEPSRTRGNRPRPSLDLVDSSSFRTHQEGPEFPQVLPKGPVRFLGVTPHEESEDKTSSRGRSRPQKIQEPAPVEEIIDDSPAPTTRRRPLTSTPSTEVEDEDASKPIQSSRSAEETDSKEDSSSSTEKSKEKLASLERQDSEEQDSSSISPSTVSSATDNPTTEYPSAMDKVALDLYAFVQQGQNNLVEASSSEAASSEGTTLADDQTTTDMAATTEASSGTTVTIDLTTATTTPEPTTTTTTTTTTTTTTTTTTTEAPTTTTQAAGRGKFRRPGLSGPATSRNRFKSNNGGGSTTTTETPEQTPRTRARFGGNNSNGGFKRSRPGHKPVEEDAVQKESSSSVHAEKPSSTSGRGRFRGTGNTRTTAQSTTSSPSNGGGATTPSGGVSRPSFNKLNINRRRGRPTTATPSASEESQDSKEAAKETTQEAVTAAPKSTVRSRLPAPGARPPVIKPGGVRVNLRQKPGQPTTTSTAAPAVPADTSEEASIEEPAGEGTEEETHEAPAETSPPPAKSTTVNPLNKLRNRNRLQVHPKTTTRSPVSLATRRSPLLPRRKVTEAPVPQTSQEEVSEEPQTSSSETEPTEATSAETSTAASTRHEETRRLSGLLAPRRRIAPRRPGQISRK